The Caldicellulosiruptor changbaiensis genome has a segment encoding these proteins:
- the csm4 gene encoding type III-A CRISPR-associated RAMP protein Csm4, with translation MIYRADFLISSSSSKLISPVIFGAIADKVFELTEEKQAKELVFDMAQNVLISDALPSEEEEDDFIRYFYVPRIIPPYEDDQNSLSLRERRELARKNKKLAKSVSLVEIDNSGILKEADPSKVKDPVDFYRIGIQVNRKSAASEVGIFFYHQEFRFSKKQCYSIYIQCKKPSLVNKIEECFKVIELTGFGPDVSIGKGKISFLRHNQRILCRDEVTEQFFDSEPDVEKEYVNIASTILFDKAVSACQFKSYQTFRYDSKGYGVFKPPYFCAERSSVVVPKGKDLSFLIEYKGRFIYTCIFPLRLIQIGGEKI, from the coding sequence ATGATATACAGAGCAGATTTTTTGATAAGTTCGTCATCTTCAAAACTCATATCTCCTGTTATTTTTGGAGCGATTGCAGATAAGGTTTTTGAGCTAACAGAAGAAAAACAGGCAAAAGAACTTGTTTTTGACATGGCACAAAATGTTCTTATTTCAGATGCACTACCTTCAGAAGAGGAAGAAGATGATTTTATAAGATATTTCTACGTTCCAAGAATTATACCGCCCTATGAAGATGATCAAAATTCCCTTAGTTTGCGTGAAAGAAGAGAGCTTGCGAGAAAGAACAAAAAACTTGCGAAGAGTGTAAGTCTGGTTGAAATAGACAATAGCGGAATTTTAAAAGAGGCAGATCCTTCAAAAGTAAAAGATCCAGTTGATTTTTACCGCATAGGAATTCAGGTAAACAGAAAAAGCGCTGCATCAGAAGTGGGTATTTTTTTCTACCATCAAGAATTCAGATTTTCTAAAAAGCAATGTTATTCAATTTATATCCAATGTAAAAAGCCGAGTCTTGTTAACAAAATAGAAGAGTGTTTTAAAGTCATTGAACTTACTGGATTTGGGCCAGATGTGTCAATCGGTAAGGGGAAAATCTCATTTTTAAGGCACAATCAAAGAATACTTTGCCGAGATGAAGTGACTGAGCAGTTCTTTGACAGTGAGCCGGATGTTGAAAAAGAATATGTAAACATAGCTTCAACAATCCTTTTTGACAAAGCAGTTTCAGCATGTCAATTCAAAAGTTATCAAACATTTAGATATGACAGCAAGGGCTATGGTGTATTCAAACCCCCATACTTTTGTGCAGAAAGAAGTTCAGTTGTAGTTCCAAAAGGTAAAGATTTGAGTTTTTTGATAGAGTACAAAGGAAGATTTATATATACTTGCATTTTTCCGTTGAGGCTCATTCAAATAGGTGGTGAAAAGATTTGA
- the cas6 gene encoding CRISPR-associated endoribonuclease Cas6, protein MRYKIRFYTENDMNISIHYNIELAKAVRNLLNPKYREFVDKGGFSLGKTIYKPYTFSRLFPQEYRVINSKLEIKKGYVDLIVSSIDENFWFSFLEGLLKEKKITLYGNTMCLDSFAIKKFKRKNKMIVKTLSPIMCRINLSEQTKNEFELFLKGNVVNKACVFKKRIFSLDDINLKFFENTVKETVVILNGTPNKAYSGLILLDGDEDIVEVAYFTGIGPKNALGFGCVEDIKLKNERVIYKLSL, encoded by the coding sequence ATGCGATATAAAATAAGATTTTACACAGAAAATGATATGAATATAAGCATACATTACAATATTGAACTGGCAAAGGCAGTTAGAAATTTGCTCAACCCCAAATACCGTGAATTTGTTGACAAAGGTGGGTTTAGCTTAGGGAAAACTATTTACAAACCATATACATTTTCACGTTTATTTCCTCAGGAATACAGGGTTATAAATTCAAAGTTAGAAATTAAAAAAGGATATGTTGACCTTATTGTGTCTAGCATCGATGAAAATTTTTGGTTTTCATTTCTTGAGGGACTACTCAAGGAGAAGAAAATAACCCTTTATGGTAATACAATGTGCTTGGATTCGTTTGCTATAAAGAAGTTTAAAAGGAAAAACAAAATGATAGTAAAAACTTTATCTCCAATTATGTGTAGGATAAATCTTTCAGAACAAACGAAAAATGAGTTTGAACTGTTTTTGAAAGGAAATGTGGTAAATAAAGCATGCGTTTTTAAAAAAAGAATCTTTTCTTTAGATGATATTAATCTCAAATTTTTTGAAAATACGGTAAAAGAAACTGTGGTTATATTGAATGGCACTCCAAACAAAGCATACTCAGGTCTAATTTTGCTTGATGGTGACGAAGATATTGTTGAGGTTGCGTATTTTACAGGGATAGGGCCGAAAAATGCTCTTGGGTTTGGCTGTGTTGAAGATATAAAGCTCAAAAATGAAAGGGTCATATATAAGCTTTCTTTGTAA
- the csx2 gene encoding TIGR02221 family CRISPR-associated protein — MGKKFLSFLGANNYTPSTYTLNILDKNDSKYAKYTQVVLLEKICNQWDEDAKGFIFVTQEAKRVNWDGGDENNQSLKREIEKLKEAGTIKFEVEAVEIPNGFSEQDIWKIFEIVVNHIEEEDEIVFDITHGYRYLPMLIVVMLSYLKTVKNINILGIYYGLFEVKDSNKPILNFTPFIDLLDLSFGVSAFLHFGDGSYLENTLLCKKDVCVKNEKQKLIQSGLDIEIAEKKIEKMFASNEWFKGINDLISFAKSLRNFTDSIFTLRGRCTQNRDESIFAAHKDLREKIEKVQNLDADISSLSN; from the coding sequence ATGGGAAAGAAGTTTTTGAGTTTTTTAGGGGCAAACAACTACACACCTAGCACATACACGTTAAATATTTTGGATAAAAATGATTCAAAGTATGCAAAGTACACGCAGGTAGTCTTACTAGAGAAGATTTGCAATCAGTGGGATGAAGATGCAAAAGGGTTCATATTTGTTACACAAGAAGCAAAGAGGGTAAACTGGGATGGTGGAGATGAAAATAATCAAAGTTTGAAAAGAGAAATTGAAAAACTAAAAGAGGCAGGAACTATTAAATTTGAAGTTGAAGCCGTTGAAATACCCAATGGTTTTTCGGAACAAGATATTTGGAAGATTTTTGAAATAGTAGTTAATCATATTGAGGAAGAGGACGAGATAGTCTTTGACATAACTCATGGCTATAGGTATTTACCAATGCTTATTGTTGTTATGTTAAGCTATCTAAAAACAGTAAAAAATATTAATATTTTGGGTATATATTATGGACTTTTTGAAGTAAAGGATAGCAACAAGCCAATTCTAAATTTTACTCCATTCATAGACCTTTTGGATTTGAGCTTTGGAGTGAGTGCATTCCTGCATTTTGGAGATGGTTCGTATCTTGAAAATACATTGCTTTGTAAAAAGGATGTTTGTGTTAAAAACGAAAAGCAAAAACTTATCCAAAGTGGTTTGGATATAGAGATAGCTGAAAAGAAGATTGAAAAGATGTTTGCTTCAAACGAGTGGTTCAAAGGAATAAACGATTTAATCAGCTTTGCAAAGTCTTTGAGAAATTTTACTGATTCTATCTTTACTCTAAGAGGCAGATGTACACAGAATCGCGATGAGTCAATTTTTGCTGCTCACAAAGATTTAAGAGAAAAAATTGAAAAGGTTCAAAACTTGGATGCAGATATTTCAAGCCTCTCAAATTAA
- a CDS encoding TM1812 family CRISPR-associated protein, whose product MVEKIKQKTQKFENADNLIVGEEVIKWCKEYSLIAEGYVALEETMITYLCRVLGVDENDSDVRKLVSAAATKKSKQKNEQIETKNIYEAETKENEKIHEMAKSIPIEIAGFIERIKAKRNSVMHFGFTKDRIGSGKIIKEFEELVEEALKLLSQTKNQV is encoded by the coding sequence ATGGTGGAAAAGATAAAACAGAAAACTCAGAAGTTTGAAAATGCCGATAACCTTATAGTTGGGGAAGAAGTTATCAAGTGGTGCAAAGAGTATTCCCTTATAGCTGAAGGATATGTTGCGTTAGAGGAAACTATGATAACCTATCTTTGCAGGGTTTTAGGAGTTGATGAGAATGATTCAGATGTTAGAAAACTTGTTTCTGCTGCAGCAACCAAAAAGAGTAAGCAGAAAAATGAACAAATAGAGACAAAGAATATATATGAAGCTGAGACAAAAGAGAATGAAAAAATACATGAGATGGCTAAAAGTATTCCGATAGAAATTGCAGGTTTTATTGAGAGGATAAAGGCAAAAAGAAACTCAGTGATGCATTTTGGCTTTACTAAAGACAGGATAGGGAGTGGGAAAATAATCAAAGAGTTTGAGGAGCTTGTTGAAGAGGCACTCAAATTACTATCTCAAACAAAAAATCAAGTTTAA
- a CDS encoding Rpn family recombination-promoting nuclease/putative transposase: MFDIFLPICYNVFRRTPQVKTMNNNQLPHNINDLEYKYIFSNKSIFLRLLKRLDEIGIFKNLTEDQLERIDKSYVLPDFSQEESDLLYKVSLKEKEIIFYILFEHQSSVDHSMPLRLLFYITDIYRDYIKDFDRGEIKKKGFTLPAVVPIVFYDGEDRWTAARRLKEKILGFEEFGNCVIDFEYILIDLNQAESILQVKDILSLILKLNRIKRYEELERLILELGEYLLGAEEKEIEVLKVCLPAALRELDEIEVEAAKRAIDESVRGGEKVMPLFQNLRKIKEELIFEGLQQGLQQGFEQSRIETAERMILKGYKDEEIAEITGLSLERIKELRVKHRN, from the coding sequence ATGTTTGATATTTTCCTTCCCATCTGCTATAATGTTTTCAGAAGAACTCCTCAGGTGAAAACAATGAATAATAACCAGCTCCCTCATAACATAAACGACCTTGAGTACAAATACATATTCTCTAACAAAAGCATTTTCCTCAGGCTTCTGAAAAGGCTTGATGAGATTGGAATATTCAAAAATCTTACAGAAGACCAGCTTGAAAGAATTGACAAAAGCTATGTGCTACCTGATTTTTCTCAAGAAGAAAGTGATTTGCTTTATAAAGTAAGCTTAAAAGAAAAAGAAATTATCTTTTACATTTTGTTTGAACACCAGTCTTCAGTTGACCATTCAATGCCCTTGAGGCTTTTGTTTTACATCACAGATATATACAGAGACTATATCAAGGATTTTGACAGAGGGGAAATAAAGAAAAAGGGATTTACATTACCGGCAGTTGTGCCGATAGTATTTTACGACGGGGAAGACAGGTGGACAGCCGCAAGAAGACTTAAGGAAAAGATTTTAGGATTTGAGGAGTTTGGAAATTGCGTAATTGATTTTGAGTATATATTGATTGACTTAAACCAAGCAGAAAGCATTTTGCAGGTAAAAGACATACTGAGCTTAATATTGAAGCTCAACAGGATAAAAAGGTATGAGGAGTTAGAGAGGCTAATTTTAGAGCTTGGAGAATATTTATTGGGTGCAGAGGAGAAGGAGATAGAGGTATTGAAGGTATGTTTGCCAGCTGCTTTGAGGGAGCTTGATGAGATAGAAGTTGAGGCTGCCAAAAGAGCGATTGATGAGAGTGTAAGAGGGGGTGAAAAAGTTATGCCACTATTTCAGAATTTGAGAAAGATAAAAGAAGAGTTGATTTTTGAAGGACTTCAGCAAGGACTTCAGCAAGGTTTTGAGCAGAGCAGAATAGAGACAGCTGAGAGGATGATTTTAAAAGGTTACAAAGATGAGGAGATAGCAGAGATTACAGGGCTTTCGCTTGAGAGAATAAAAGAACTTCGTGTAAAGCATAGAAATTGA
- a CDS encoding DUF1848 domain-containing protein, whose product MVIISASRRTDIPAFYGDWFINRIKEGFAMYRNPMRLTQVFAVSLHPKDVDAIVFWTKNPKNFLDKLKYLEEYTYYFQFTITPYGKDIEPGIPSKDEVIETFIELSNMIGKKRVIWRYDPIIITDKMDLEYHKEKFEELCEKLSPYTQKCIISYVDFYSKAVDELNRINAKDLAAEELYNLFGAMGSIGKKYNLSVETCAEDLPVEQLGLKKAHCVDGELILQLKREKDPYWTASFKKDKNQRQVCGCVQSIDLGIFNTCKHFCTYCYANFSRNSILKNAEKYDVNSPLLCSRLDLEKDEIRIREKDGSIKLDREAILKAEANQKELMTQLDFYEYEKISLEDNSNNWLVEKILGYLKKTKQGTLL is encoded by the coding sequence ATGGTGATAATAAGTGCAAGTAGAAGGACAGATATTCCAGCCTTCTATGGCGATTGGTTTATAAACAGAATAAAAGAAGGTTTTGCAATGTACCGAAATCCTATGAGACTGACTCAGGTTTTTGCAGTATCGCTCCATCCAAAAGATGTTGATGCCATAGTTTTCTGGACAAAGAATCCTAAGAATTTTTTGGACAAGCTCAAATACCTGGAGGAATACACTTATTATTTTCAGTTCACAATTACCCCTTATGGAAAAGACATAGAGCCTGGCATTCCTTCGAAGGATGAGGTTATCGAAACCTTTATAGAGCTTTCAAACATGATAGGCAAAAAGAGAGTTATCTGGCGGTATGACCCTATAATTATCACAGATAAGATGGATTTGGAATACCACAAAGAAAAGTTCGAAGAGCTTTGCGAAAAGCTTTCACCCTATACGCAAAAGTGCATAATAAGCTATGTTGACTTTTACAGCAAGGCAGTGGATGAGTTAAATAGAATAAATGCCAAAGATCTTGCGGCAGAAGAGCTTTACAATCTCTTTGGTGCGATGGGCAGCATTGGGAAAAAGTATAACCTCAGTGTTGAGACCTGTGCAGAAGATCTACCGGTCGAACAACTGGGGCTAAAAAAAGCGCATTGTGTAGATGGCGAGCTTATTTTGCAGCTAAAAAGAGAAAAGGACCCATACTGGACAGCAAGCTTTAAAAAAGACAAAAACCAGCGTCAGGTGTGCGGATGTGTCCAGAGTATAGACCTTGGGATATTCAACACATGCAAACACTTTTGCACTTACTGCTATGCAAATTTTAGCAGAAATTCAATCCTCAAAAATGCGGAAAAATATGATGTCAACTCACCACTTCTGTGTAGTAGACTTGATCTTGAAAAGGATGAAATAAGAATAAGGGAAAAAGATGGCTCTATAAAACTTGACAGGGAAGCTATTTTGAAAGCTGAGGCAAACCAAAAAGAATTAATGACACAGCTTGATTTTTACGAATATGAAAAAATTTCTCTTGAAGATAATTCTAATAATTGGCTTGTGGAAAAAATTTTGGGTTATCTCAAAAAAACAAAACAGGGAACTTTGTTGTAA
- a CDS encoding IS110 family RNA-guided transposase: protein MKYTQNEKILQVTERTLVVGVDIAKERHVGRAFDFRGVELGKRIEFENRKEGMEKFLDWANKIMKANGKESMIVGIEPTGHYWLCFEQYLRENGIKVVLVNPFHVKRSKELDDNTQTKSDIKDPKTIAMLVKDGRYTEPNIPEGIYAEMRVAMNIYERLQKQLNVLKNQIINWLDIYFPEFLGVFSDWEGKTAIATLREMPLPCDVVGKEVEGIIEYWRDKVDKRAISRRRAMDLTEAAKRSIGKKEGRKLARQEIKYLLEEYELLNKQVEEIEAEMAELLKEVPNGDKLLEIKGVGVKTAVGFISEVGDIKRYEDSKQIQKLAGLNIVENSSGKYKGQTCISKRGRGRLRSSLFKAMITIVAKNEEFKQLHRYYTTRENNPLKKKQSLIALCCKLIRVFYAILKKGVKYDGNKMLSDIKREALARTA from the coding sequence TTGAAGTATACACAAAATGAAAAGATATTACAAGTCACAGAAAGAACTTTAGTTGTAGGAGTAGATATAGCAAAGGAAAGGCATGTTGGTAGAGCATTTGACTTCAGAGGAGTGGAGCTTGGTAAGAGAATAGAATTTGAGAATAGGAAAGAAGGTATGGAAAAATTTCTGGATTGGGCAAATAAGATAATGAAAGCAAATGGCAAGGAGAGTATGATAGTTGGGATAGAACCTACAGGGCATTACTGGCTGTGCTTTGAGCAGTACTTAAGAGAGAATGGCATAAAAGTGGTATTAGTGAATCCTTTTCACGTGAAGAGGAGCAAGGAGCTTGATGATAACACGCAAACTAAGAGTGATATAAAGGATCCGAAGACGATAGCAATGCTTGTGAAGGATGGAAGATACACAGAACCAAATATACCCGAGGGTATATATGCTGAGATGAGAGTAGCGATGAACATATATGAAAGGCTTCAAAAACAGCTGAATGTTTTAAAAAATCAAATAATCAATTGGCTTGATATATATTTTCCAGAGTTTTTAGGAGTATTTTCTGATTGGGAAGGCAAGACAGCAATAGCGACGCTGAGAGAAATGCCATTGCCTTGTGATGTAGTAGGGAAGGAAGTAGAAGGGATTATAGAGTACTGGCGTGACAAAGTAGATAAGCGAGCGATTAGTCGCAGGAGGGCGATGGATTTAACAGAAGCTGCCAAAAGAAGTATAGGTAAAAAAGAAGGTAGAAAGCTGGCAAGACAAGAGATAAAATATTTGCTTGAAGAATATGAGCTTTTAAACAAGCAAGTAGAAGAGATAGAAGCCGAGATGGCAGAGCTTTTGAAAGAGGTGCCGAATGGCGATAAGCTTCTTGAAATAAAAGGTGTTGGAGTGAAGACAGCAGTTGGATTTATTTCAGAGGTTGGAGATATAAAGAGGTATGAGGATTCGAAGCAGATACAGAAATTAGCGGGACTCAATATAGTTGAGAATAGTTCTGGCAAGTACAAGGGTCAGACGTGTATAAGTAAAAGAGGGCGAGGAAGGCTCAGAAGTAGCTTGTTCAAGGCCATGATTACAATAGTAGCAAAGAATGAAGAATTTAAGCAGCTGCACAGGTATTACACCACGCGAGAGAACAATCCCTTGAAGAAGAAGCAATCATTAATAGCACTGTGTTGTAAATTGATAAGGGTGTTTTATGCGATTTTGAAAAAAGGCGTAAAGTATGATGGGAACAAGATGTTGAGCGATATAAAGAGAGAGGCTTTAGCAAGGACAGCGTGA
- the csx1 gene encoding CRISPR-associated CARF protein Csx1: MKIVYQVGRLDNPAIAIKKFYIKNFNGEIVEESGESELSSTVLRDFLRKRGCKAKTVVIYPVSIVLNSRLPEYIQPANLKEELAAIFKDPSDYLKNPDEFIDRIDLERCRDEKLIVHSLGEYMETFLDASYDDIVLEILFDMIERYLKGELEDLYLDISSGHNIYISAILEAARHFAVFSNLMNWLDESKVPKICITFSDPIIGSSAKSFEIHIQQQRFTAFFSSPIKRKEAAEYNFSFLRNIYPDPDNGAKGSEAAKLKQQVREKRKKLREKIEMFCLLFSAIKNNVPLYLYYQHYHSVDEIKEEIFKLIEHAKGQLCSDYQKSPNLNKRAYIDAILSLGFYIGIVNVLEKHNITMFCQDTGIDLDLLKRSFFEIYSTFRVPTNYVMLSNEISNTQKILEQMDDIGSWTGLYKIIDSGKPVGEPIDRNYFAHSGFERNITEIRTEGSTIFVKYAFNTNFNVINCWLKDRIE; the protein is encoded by the coding sequence ATGAAAATAGTATACCAAGTTGGGAGGCTGGATAATCCTGCAATAGCTATTAAAAAGTTTTATATTAAAAATTTCAATGGTGAGATAGTTGAGGAGAGCGGAGAGTCTGAACTTTCTTCAACTGTGTTGCGAGATTTTCTTCGCAAAAGAGGCTGTAAGGCAAAAACCGTTGTCATATATCCCGTTAGCATTGTTCTGAACAGTAGACTTCCTGAATACATTCAGCCAGCCAATTTGAAAGAAGAACTTGCAGCCATCTTTAAAGATCCATCGGACTACCTGAAAAATCCAGATGAGTTTATAGATAGAATAGATCTTGAAAGGTGCAGGGACGAAAAGCTTATTGTTCACTCTCTTGGTGAGTATATGGAAACATTTCTTGATGCAAGCTATGATGATATTGTGCTTGAGATTCTTTTTGACATGATAGAAAGATACTTGAAAGGTGAACTTGAAGATCTTTACCTTGACATTTCAAGCGGACACAACATTTATATTTCTGCAATTTTAGAGGCTGCAAGACACTTTGCTGTCTTTTCAAATCTTATGAATTGGCTTGATGAAAGCAAAGTGCCAAAGATATGCATTACTTTTTCTGACCCGATCATAGGAAGTTCAGCAAAAAGTTTTGAGATACACATTCAGCAGCAAAGATTTACGGCATTTTTCTCATCTCCAATTAAACGAAAAGAGGCAGCAGAGTACAACTTTTCATTTTTAAGAAATATATATCCAGATCCAGATAACGGTGCAAAGGGGTCAGAGGCTGCAAAGCTCAAACAGCAGGTGAGAGAAAAAAGAAAGAAATTAAGAGAGAAGATAGAAATGTTCTGCCTTTTGTTTTCTGCTATAAAAAACAACGTTCCTTTGTATCTTTACTATCAGCACTACCACTCTGTAGATGAGATAAAGGAAGAGATTTTCAAGCTAATTGAGCATGCCAAGGGTCAGCTTTGCAGCGATTATCAAAAGTCTCCCAACCTCAACAAAAGAGCTTACATAGATGCAATTTTGAGTTTGGGATTTTACATTGGGATTGTAAATGTGCTGGAAAAGCACAATATAACTATGTTCTGTCAGGATACAGGAATTGATCTGGATCTTCTCAAGAGAAGCTTTTTTGAGATTTATTCAACATTCAGAGTACCTACAAACTATGTTATGCTCAGCAATGAAATATCAAATACGCAAAAAATATTAGAACAAATGGATGATATCGGTAGCTGGACAGGACTTTACAAGATAATTGATTCTGGAAAGCCGGTAGGCGAGCCAATTGACAGAAATTATTTTGCGCACAGCGGATTTGAAAGAAATATAACAGAGATAAGGACAGAAGGCAGCACAATTTTCGTAAAATATGCATTTAATACCAATTTTAATGTAATCAACTGCTGGCTGAAAGATAGAATAGAATAG